From Candidatus Cloacimonadota bacterium, the proteins below share one genomic window:
- a CDS encoding UDP-N-acetylmuramate--L-alanine ligase has product MLGKTKKLHFIGIGGIGMSGIAEFLRNQGLEISGSDLKKTEVTEHLESLGIKIEEGHDPSFIKDVDAVVKSSAVKDDNPEVQAAKALKIPVIRRAEMLAEITRMSFSIGISGTHGKTTATSMTGLVLQAAGLDPTVIVGGKVKNFGSNNVMGSGQYIVVEADEYDHSFLSLSPCIAGITNIDSDHLDCYQNLDDIKGAFIEYANKVPFFGSVIACLDDPGVQAVLPRINKKIVTYGFSRQADIQAQNISMKDFVAEYELIYKKYRLGSIRMNVSGRHNILNSLLAVGIALELDIPFKHIKEGLRDYSGVYRRFELKGEAGGITVYDDYAHHPTEIQATLEGFKDSTKRRIVALFQPHLYSRTRDFYPLFGSSFFACDQLILAPVYPAREAPIPGVSSKMIADAAIQSGHHNILLLEDNAQIVPQTLSLLEPGDILVTMGAGNIWQYGEEILAQLKKDVDKNTKSKNVKHLET; this is encoded by the coding sequence AGTTTTTGCGCAATCAAGGCTTGGAAATCAGCGGTTCCGACCTCAAAAAAACAGAGGTGACCGAACACCTGGAAAGCCTCGGCATCAAGATTGAGGAAGGGCACGACCCCAGCTTTATCAAAGACGTGGATGCCGTTGTAAAATCCTCCGCCGTGAAAGACGACAATCCCGAAGTTCAAGCTGCCAAAGCCTTGAAAATCCCGGTGATACGTCGCGCGGAAATGTTGGCTGAAATCACCCGCATGAGCTTCTCCATCGGCATTTCAGGCACCCACGGAAAAACCACCGCCACTTCCATGACCGGGTTGGTTTTGCAAGCCGCGGGGCTGGACCCAACCGTCATCGTGGGCGGAAAGGTGAAAAACTTTGGCTCGAACAACGTGATGGGTTCCGGCCAATACATCGTTGTGGAAGCTGATGAATACGACCATTCATTCCTCTCGCTCTCACCCTGCATTGCAGGCATTACGAACATCGACAGCGACCACCTCGATTGCTATCAAAACCTTGACGACATCAAGGGCGCCTTCATCGAATACGCAAACAAAGTCCCGTTTTTCGGCAGTGTGATTGCCTGTTTGGACGACCCCGGTGTCCAGGCGGTTCTGCCCAGAATCAACAAAAAAATCGTGACCTACGGCTTTTCACGCCAGGCGGACATCCAAGCGCAAAACATTTCCATGAAAGACTTTGTAGCAGAATATGAACTCATCTACAAAAAATATCGCCTCGGCAGCATCCGCATGAACGTGAGCGGGCGTCACAACATCCTGAATTCGCTTTTGGCGGTGGGAATCGCCTTGGAACTGGACATTCCCTTCAAACACATCAAGGAAGGCCTGAGAGATTACAGCGGGGTTTACAGACGCTTTGAACTCAAAGGCGAAGCCGGCGGAATCACGGTTTACGATGATTATGCCCATCACCCCACCGAAATTCAAGCCACCCTGGAAGGCTTCAAAGACAGCACCAAACGCAGGATTGTGGCGCTTTTCCAGCCGCACCTGTATTCGCGCACCCGGGATTTTTATCCCCTGTTTGGCAGTTCCTTCTTTGCCTGTGACCAGCTCATCCTGGCACCCGTCTATCCTGCTCGTGAGGCGCCTATTCCCGGAGTTTCTTCAAAAATGATTGCCGATGCCGCCATCCAAAGCGGACACCATAATATTTTGCTGTTGGAAGACAACGCCCAGATTGTTCCTCAAACCTTGTCCCTGCTTGAACCTGGCGATATCCTCGTCACCATGGGCGCGGGCAATATCTGGCAATATGGGGAAGAAATCCTGGCCCAACTGAAAAAAGATGTTGACAAAAACACTAAATCCAAAAATGTTAAACACTTAGAGACTTGA
- a CDS encoding FtsQ-type POTRA domain-containing protein, translating into MKHSKLQTKTKARKRRGNSRYFLFFIIILIGIAALGFTGFEVLSRMDMLDVRQIEISGNSAVADSLLRAELKPYLGQNLLKVDKKQVSQRVTAFARVKEARVRRKLFNTLLVQVTERKASLYVKSLEGELFPIDAEGVVLERFGSVYTENLPLVGLLLSNSEFKSGEKIKNASLNRILATHSRILKEAPDFAQNVSEYYTLDNVVYIVDIRGGERIIPGEKNLAKQLSRYEFVRDNGNIAPSAILDLRLDNQVLVKKVN; encoded by the coding sequence ATGAAACACAGTAAATTACAAACCAAAACCAAAGCCCGCAAAAGAAGGGGAAACAGCCGTTACTTCCTTTTTTTCATCATTATCCTGATTGGCATCGCGGCTTTGGGTTTCACTGGGTTTGAGGTGCTTTCACGCATGGATATGCTGGATGTTCGCCAGATTGAAATCAGCGGAAATTCCGCCGTGGCGGACAGCCTTCTGCGTGCTGAATTGAAGCCTTATCTGGGTCAAAACCTTCTCAAAGTGGATAAAAAACAAGTCAGCCAACGTGTTACGGCGTTTGCACGGGTCAAAGAAGCCCGCGTGCGTCGCAAGCTGTTTAACACCCTGCTCGTTCAGGTCACGGAGCGCAAAGCCAGCCTCTACGTGAAAAGCCTCGAGGGCGAGCTCTTCCCCATCGATGCTGAAGGCGTGGTTTTGGAACGTTTTGGCAGCGTTTACACCGAAAACCTTCCCCTGGTGGGGCTCCTGCTTTCAAATTCCGAATTTAAGAGCGGTGAGAAAATCAAAAACGCCTCCTTGAACCGCATCCTGGCAACCCACAGCCGCATTTTGAAGGAAGCGCCCGATTTCGCCCAAAACGTCTCGGAATACTACACTTTGGACAACGTTGTTTACATCGTTGACATCCGCGGCGGAGAGCGCATCATCCCCGGTGAAAAAAACCTGGCAAAACAGCTTTCCCGCTATGAATTTGTGCGTGATAACGGCAACATCGCACCCTCCGCAATCCTGGACCTCCGCCTGGATAACCAGGTTTTGGTGAAAAAGGTGAATTAA
- the ftsA gene encoding cell division protein FtsA produces MKQGLVTALDIGSANVRCVLARLKAQNQLEILGIAEMPSEGLEKGIVRDIQATADSIQKALKEAQTVAGTKPDNIYANVTGDHIRSLVGDGRISIPTTSPDEPGEITQEDLDQVIADARNGLKIQKGFERSRILHGIPQGYVIDGHNNIRNPLRMTGFHLITKVLTIFGDVTQLRNLAKSIELAGFEMASENFVLNHIAVSKSSLSDDERRLGTILIDIGAGTCDISLHHRGILEKVLVVPMAGSAITDDLAIGLKTTHTNAEYIKTHYGVALASSVDPELELVVEGISGRESQVRTQYLVSHVVQHRVEEMLSLCYDRLKNHYTPELVTAGVVLTGGSAKLQMMDSVVNNAFNLPVKIATPDVSNIGGETERLADPAFATCVGLLRIASEREPDFKAPVFKLGRIKTGKALDKIKSILKDFTKA; encoded by the coding sequence GTGAAACAAGGCTTGGTCACCGCCCTGGATATCGGTTCCGCCAACGTTCGCTGCGTTTTGGCGCGGCTGAAAGCCCAGAACCAATTGGAGATTCTCGGCATCGCTGAAATGCCCTCTGAAGGGCTGGAAAAAGGCATCGTGAGAGACATCCAAGCCACCGCTGATTCCATCCAAAAAGCGCTCAAAGAAGCCCAAACCGTGGCGGGTACGAAGCCTGATAATATCTACGCAAACGTGACCGGAGACCACATCCGCAGCCTCGTTGGCGACGGACGCATCTCCATTCCCACCACCAGCCCGGACGAACCCGGCGAAATCACCCAGGAAGACCTCGACCAGGTGATTGCCGACGCCCGCAACGGTTTGAAAATCCAAAAAGGCTTCGAACGTTCCCGCATCCTGCACGGCATTCCTCAAGGCTATGTGATTGATGGACATAACAATATCCGCAATCCCCTGCGCATGACGGGCTTCCACCTCATCACCAAGGTTCTCACCATCTTTGGCGACGTCACCCAACTGCGCAACCTGGCAAAAAGCATCGAGCTGGCTGGATTTGAGATGGCTTCCGAAAATTTTGTTTTGAATCACATCGCCGTTTCCAAATCATCGCTCAGTGATGACGAACGCCGCTTGGGAACCATTCTCATCGACATCGGCGCTGGAACCTGCGACATCAGCCTCCACCACCGTGGCATTTTGGAAAAAGTTTTGGTGGTTCCCATGGCGGGAAGTGCCATCACGGACGACCTCGCCATCGGCTTAAAAACCACCCACACAAACGCGGAATACATCAAAACCCACTATGGCGTTGCGCTTGCCAGCAGTGTGGACCCGGAATTGGAACTTGTCGTGGAAGGCATCAGCGGCAGGGAAAGCCAGGTTCGAACCCAATATCTTGTCAGCCACGTGGTTCAGCACAGGGTGGAAGAAATGCTGTCGCTTTGCTATGACCGCCTCAAAAACCACTACACACCTGAACTTGTGACCGCGGGCGTGGTTCTCACCGGTGGCAGCGCCAAACTGCAGATGATGGACAGCGTGGTAAACAACGCCTTCAACCTGCCCGTGAAAATCGCGACTCCGGATGTGTCAAACATCGGCGGTGAAACAGAAAGGCTGGCAGACCCCGCTTTCGCCACCTGCGTTGGATTATTGCGCATTGCATCAGAACGCGAACCAGATTTCAAAGCCCCGGTTTTCAAGCTTGGGCGCATAAAAACAGGCAAAGCCCTGGATAAAATTAAATCAATACTAAAAGACTTTACCAAAGCGTAA
- the ftsZ gene encoding cell division protein FtsZ, with product MIEFDEKPNQIGTVIKIVGVGGAGGNAVNTMIANELTGVEFIAANTDMSDLVKSKAKMKLQLGRKLTRGLGTGAIPELGAKAAEESRDEIKSHLEGADMVFVAAGMGGGTGTGAAPIITKIAKDLGILTLGIVTTPFPFEGKKRESNADVGIRNMAEHVDSLIVIPNSKLTEIYGELSLLDAFHKADNVLYEAAKAVSDIINVSGLINVDFADVNTALQNMGYALMGTGSAEGDNRAVMAAKAAISNPLLSDISLHGCKALLINTIAGPDFKMNEFDDISGVIVNETGSNANTIMGVIIDPEMMGKVSVTIIATGLQSAAPNVVDFQPFMPEEKPPTTKKPSQSNPHKQARQPEEDIEDIFRVLNINQPSSREEEKQPSEDEPLNLSPRTDLPSFLKALD from the coding sequence ATGATAGAATTTGACGAAAAGCCAAACCAAATTGGAACCGTAATCAAAATCGTGGGTGTGGGCGGAGCCGGCGGAAACGCCGTGAACACCATGATTGCCAACGAACTAACCGGCGTGGAATTCATCGCCGCGAACACCGACATGAGCGACCTCGTGAAAAGCAAGGCTAAAATGAAGCTCCAACTGGGACGCAAACTCACCCGCGGTCTCGGCACAGGCGCGATTCCAGAACTTGGCGCCAAAGCTGCCGAAGAATCCCGCGATGAGATTAAAAGCCATCTCGAAGGCGCGGACATGGTTTTTGTGGCAGCCGGAATGGGAGGCGGAACCGGAACTGGCGCCGCGCCCATCATCACCAAGATTGCCAAAGACCTGGGCATCCTCACCCTGGGAATCGTGACCACACCCTTCCCTTTTGAAGGAAAAAAGCGCGAATCAAACGCCGACGTCGGCATCAGAAACATGGCGGAACATGTGGATTCCCTGATTGTAATCCCAAATTCCAAACTCACCGAAATTTACGGCGAATTGAGCCTTTTGGATGCCTTCCACAAAGCGGACAACGTGCTCTACGAAGCTGCCAAAGCGGTTTCTGACATCATCAACGTCAGCGGATTGATTAACGTGGATTTTGCCGACGTGAACACAGCCCTGCAAAATATGGGCTACGCGCTCATGGGAACCGGCAGCGCTGAAGGTGATAACCGTGCCGTGATGGCGGCCAAAGCTGCCATCAGCAACCCTCTGCTTTCAGACATCAGCCTCCACGGCTGTAAAGCGCTCCTGATTAACACCATCGCCGGGCCAGATTTCAAAATGAACGAATTTGACGACATCTCCGGCGTGATTGTGAACGAAACCGGCTCCAACGCCAACACCATCATGGGCGTCATCATCGACCCCGAGATGATGGGCAAGGTTTCCGTCACCATCATCGCCACCGGCTTGCAAAGCGCTGCGCCCAACGTGGTGGATTTCCAGCCTTTCATGCCCGAGGAAAAACCCCCGACAACAAAGAAACCCAGCCAATCCAACCCACACAAACAAGCCAGACAACCCGAGGAAGATATCGAAGATATTTTTCGTGTTTTGAACATAAACCAAC